One part of the Terriglobales bacterium genome encodes these proteins:
- a CDS encoding peptidylprolyl isomerase has protein sequence MARTPGLYATFDTNQGQIVCRLFEQEAPKTVKNFVDLAEGKREWTHPATKKKSSDPLYNGTIFHRVIPQFMIQGGDPMGTGFGGPGYQFEDETKGSPHKFDKAGKLAMANSGPNTNGSQFFITVAPTPWLTGNHTIFGEVIEGQDVADKISNAPRNRQDRPNSDVTITAIKIERV, from the coding sequence ATGGCACGCACCCCCGGACTTTACGCCACCTTCGACACCAATCAAGGCCAGATCGTTTGCCGGCTTTTCGAACAGGAAGCCCCCAAAACCGTGAAGAACTTCGTCGATCTGGCGGAAGGAAAACGCGAATGGACGCATCCCGCGACGAAGAAGAAATCTTCGGACCCGCTTTATAACGGAACCATCTTCCACCGCGTTATACCGCAATTCATGATCCAGGGCGGCGATCCGATGGGCACAGGATTTGGCGGCCCCGGTTACCAGTTCGAAGACGAGACGAAAGGCTCTCCGCACAAGTTCGACAAAGCCGGAAAGCTGGCGATGGCGAATTCAGGTCCGAACACCAACGGCTCGCAGTTCTTCATCACCGTCGCCCCGACGCCGTGGCTGACAGGTAATCACACCATCTTCGGTGAAGTGATTGAAGGTCAGGACGTGGCCGACAAGATTTCGAACGCTCCTCGTAACCGCCAGGACCGTCCGAATAGCGACGTGACCATTACGGCCATTAAGATCGAACGCGTTTAG
- the mdh gene encoding malate dehydrogenase: MRKKVTVVGSGNVGATGAHWIASKELADVVLIDILEGVPQGKALDLLEAMPIEKRDCHVIGTNDYADTANSDIVVITAGIPRKPGMSRDDLLNTNHRIMSDVVAKVMKYSPNCILIIVSNPLDAMAQAAYKLSGLPRERVIGMAGVLDSARFRTFIAEELKVSVENVTAFVLGGHGDTMVPLARYSTVAGIPITELIEPKRLESLIQRTRDGGAEIVKYLKTGSAYYAPSSAFTEMVEAILKDKKKILPCAVYLQGEYGIDGLFVGVPVKLGAKGVEQIIEIKLTADEQSQLQRSAGAVKELVAVIGV, translated from the coding sequence ATGCGGAAAAAGGTGACTGTTGTCGGCTCCGGTAATGTAGGCGCAACCGGCGCACACTGGATTGCCAGCAAGGAACTAGCCGACGTTGTACTGATTGACATCCTGGAAGGCGTGCCACAGGGCAAGGCGCTCGATTTGCTCGAAGCCATGCCGATCGAAAAACGCGATTGCCACGTGATTGGCACCAACGATTACGCCGATACGGCAAACTCCGACATCGTTGTGATTACCGCCGGAATCCCGCGTAAACCCGGCATGAGCCGCGACGACCTGCTCAACACCAACCACAGGATCATGTCGGACGTCGTGGCCAAGGTGATGAAGTACTCGCCAAATTGCATCCTGATCATTGTGTCGAACCCGCTCGACGCAATGGCGCAGGCAGCCTACAAACTGAGCGGTCTGCCGCGCGAGCGCGTCATCGGCATGGCCGGTGTGCTCGATTCCGCCCGCTTCCGCACGTTTATCGCGGAGGAATTGAAAGTCAGCGTGGAGAACGTGACCGCTTTCGTGCTCGGCGGACACGGCGACACCATGGTTCCTCTGGCCCGTTACTCGACCGTTGCCGGAATCCCCATCACGGAGCTGATCGAACCGAAGCGGCTGGAGTCGCTCATTCAGCGCACCCGCGACGGCGGCGCCGAAATCGTGAAGTACCTTAAGACGGGCAGCGCGTATTACGCGCCCTCTTCGGCGTTCACCGAGATGGTGGAAGCCATCCTGAAGGACAAGAAGAAGATCCTGCCTTGCGCGGTGTATCTCCAGGGCGAGTACGGAATCGACGGCCTCTTCGTCGGCGTTCCGGTGAAGCTCGGAGCCAAGGGCGTGGAGCAGATCATCGAGATCAAGCTCACTGCCGACGAGCAATCCCAACTGCAGCGCAGCGCCGGCGCAGTGAAGGAACTGGTTGCCGTTATCGGCGTGTAG